One window of Medicago truncatula cultivar Jemalong A17 chromosome 2, MtrunA17r5.0-ANR, whole genome shotgun sequence genomic DNA carries:
- the LOC11441846 gene encoding receptor-like protein EIX2: MISSGGTMEITKIFAYFVIALFFLFASTQYLVTSLNVSTLCIKEERVALLKIKKDLKDPSNCLSSWVGEDCCNWKGIECDNQTGHVQKFELRRYLICTKTINILSSPSFGGKINPSLADLKHLSHLDLSYSDFEGAPIPEFIGYLNMLNYLDLSNANFTGMVPTNLGNLSNLHYLDISSPYSSLWARDLSWLSALSSLRYLDMNFVNITNSPHELFQVVNKMSYLLELHLASCNLGALPPSSPFLNSTSLSVLDLSGNHFNSSIPSWMFNMSTLTDLSLSSTSLTRRMPSMLGRWKLCKLQFLYLSYNSLIADMTEMIEAMSCSNQSLKSLDLSQNQLFGNLPNSLGQFKNLFSLDLSKNSWNTHSGVSGPIPASIGNLSNLNSLSLEGNMLNGTIPESIGQLTDLFSLNLLDNYWEGIMTNIHFHNLSNLRSLSVSSKKNTLALKVTNDWVPAFKNLSYVEIRDCKVGPTFPNWLTNQVQLNDIILENAGISGEIPHWLYNISSRIGILDLSRNKISDYLPKEMNFTSSNYPRVDFSHNQLKGSIQIWSDLSALYLRNNSLSGTFPTNIGKEMSYLRYLDLSHNYLKGSIPLSLNKIQNLSYLDLSSNYFTGEIPKFLMGMHSLNIIDLSNNWLVGGIPTSICSIPLLFILELSNNNLSADLSSAFHNCISLETLSLRNNKFHGSIPNEIRKNVPSLSELLLRSNTLTGSIPEELCHLPSLSVLDLAENDLSGSIPSCLGDINGFKVPQTPFVYPVYSDLTQGYVPYTRHTELVIGGKVIEYTKEMPVHSIIDFSKNYLSGEIPENITQLIHLGALNLSWNQLTGNIPSKIGSLTDLEYLDLSHNNLSGPIPPNMASMTFLSRLNLSYNNLSGRIPLANQFGTFDASIYIGNPELCGDHLQKNCSSLLPGNGEQEIKHQDSEDGDDDKAERFGLYASIAVGYITGFWIVCGSLMLKRSWRHAYFNFVYDTRDKLLVLMAINLPRLKRKFGLESN, encoded by the coding sequence ATGATATCCTCTGGTGGGACAATggaaatcacaaaaatatttgcatattttgtCATTGccctcttctttctttttgcaTCAACCCAGTACTTAGTGACTAGCCTTAATGTTAGTACTCTTTGCATTAAGGAAGAGAGAGTGGCACTCCTTAAAATCAAAAAAGATCTCAAGGATCCTTCAAATTGCCTTTCTTCATGGGTTGGGGAAGATTGTTGTAATTGGAAGGGTATAGAATGTGACAACCAAACTGGTCATGTTCAAAAGTTTGAGCTCCGGCGTTATCTTATCTGCACCAAAACTATTAATATACTGTCATCGCCTTCCTTTGGTGGTAAGATAAATCCTTCATTGGCTGACTTGAAACACTTGAGTCACTTGGACCTAAGCTATAGTGACTTTGAAGGAGCTCCCATTCCAGAATTTATTGGTTATCTCAATATGCTCAATTACCTTGACTTGTCCAATGCAAATTTCACTGGAATGGTCCCGACTAATCTTGGcaatttatcaaatttacaCTATCTTGATATCTCTAGCCCATATTCGTCACTTTGGGCTAGAGACTTAAGCTGGCTATCTGCTCTGTCTTCGCTTCGATATCTTGACATgaattttgtaaacattacCAACTCGCCACATGAGTTGTTCCAAGTTGTGAATAAGATGTCATATTTGTTAGAATTGCATTTGGCTTCTTGCAATCTTGGCGCTCTCCCTCCATCGTCACCATTTTTAAATTCTACATCACTTTCTGTGCTTGATCTCTCTGGAAATCATTTTAATTCCTCAATACCTTCTTGGATGTTCAACATGAGCACCCTCACagatctttctctttcttcaacatcttTAACCCGTCGCATGCCTTCTATGCTTGGAAGATGGAAGCTCTGCAAGCTTCAATTTCTATACTTGTCGTATAATTCTCTTATTGCTGATATGACTGAAATGATTGAGGCAATGTCTTGTAGCAACCAAAGTCTGAAGAGTTTAGATTTAAGTCAAAATCAACTATTTGGGAATTTGCCCAATAGTTTAGGTCAgtttaaaaatttgtttagtCTTGATCTATCAAAAAACTCATGGAACACACACTCAGGTGTCTCAGGTCCTATACCAGCATCTATAGGAAACTTATCAAATTTGAATTCTCTGAGCTTGGAAGGCAACATGTTGAATGGGACAATTCCTGAAAGTATCGGTCAACTAACAGATTTGTTTTCTCTAAACTTACTTGACAATTATTGGGAAGGTATAATGacaaatattcattttcatAATCTCTCAAACCTACGTAGTTTATCTGTGTCATCTAAAAAGAATACACTTGCTTTGAAAGTGACAAATGACTGGGTTCCAGCTTTTAAGAATTTGTCTTATGTCGAAATTCGTGATTGTAAAGTTGGTCCGACCTTTCCTAATTGGCTCACAAACCAAGTCCAgttaaatgacataatcctagaAAATGCTGGAATTTCCGGTGAGATACCCCATTGGCTTTACAATATATCCTCCCGAATTGGAATTCTAGATCTTTCTCGCAACAAAATAAGCGATTATCTTCCCAAAGAAATGAATTTCACTTCCTCAAATTATCCCAGAGTTGACTTTTCTCATAACCAGTTAAAGGGCTCAATCCAAATCTGGTCTGATTTGAGTGCTCTCTACCTAAGGAACAACTCTTTGTCTGGAACATTCCCTACCAATATTGGCAAAGAGATGTCATATTTAAGGTACTTGGATCTCTCACATAACTATCTGAAAGGTAGCATTCCACTATCTTTAAATAAGATCCAAAATTTGAGTTATCTTGATCTATCCAGCAactattttacaggggaaatCCCCAAATTTTTGATGGGTATGCATAGCTTAAACATCATTGATCTATCCAACAATTGGTTGGTAGGTGGGATTCCAACTTCAATTTGCTCAATACCTTTACTCTTTATCTTAGAACTGAGTAACAATAATCTCTCTGCAGATTTGTCTTCTGCCTTCCATAATTGTATTTCGCTGGAAACTCTCTCGCTACGAAACAACAAATTTCATGGGTCCATACCAAATGAGATAAGAAAAAATGTTCCTTCCCTTTCAGAGTTACTGTTACGGAGCAATACATTAACAGGAAGCATTCCTGAAGAGTTGTGTCATCTACCTTCACTCAGTGTATTGGATCTTGCAGAAAACGACCTCTCAGGATCGATACCATCATGTTTGGGGGATATAAATGGTTTTAAAGTGCCACAAACTCCATTTGTTTATCCGGTGTATTCGGACCTCACTCAGGGATACGTACCATACACCAGACACACAGAGTTGGTCATCGGTGGGAAAGTGATTGAATACACGAAAGAAATGCCTGTGCATTCCATAATTGATTTCTCTAAGAATTATCTTTCTGGAGAGATACCAGAGAACATAACACAACTGATTCACTTGGGCGCTCTAAATTTGTCCTGGAATCAGCTTACTGGGAATATACCCAGCAAGATTGGATCACTAACAGATTTAGAATATCTTGATCTTTCACATAACAATCTTTCAGGTCCAATCCCTCCAAACATGGCTTCCATGACATTTCTGAGTCGTTTGAACTTGTCATACAACAATCTCTCTGGAAGAATTCCGTTAGCTAATCAGTTTGGAACCTTTGATGCATCAATTTATATAGGCAACCCAGAGTTGTGTGGAGATCATTTACAGAAAAATTGCTCATCATTGTTGCCTGGAAATGGAgaacaagaaataaaacatcaaGATAGTGAAGATGGGGATGATGACAAGGCTGAAAGATTTGGATTATATGCAAGCATAGCAGTCGGGTATATTACCGGCTTCTGGATTGTGTGTGGAAGCTTAATGCTAAAGAGGTCTTGGAGACATGCATATTTCAATTTTGTATATGACACAAGAGATAAACTTCTGGTTTTGATGGCAATTAATTTACCGCGTCTAAAGCGCAAGTTTGGATTGGAAAGCAACTAA